The Balearica regulorum gibbericeps isolate bBalReg1 chromosome 12, bBalReg1.pri, whole genome shotgun sequence genome includes a region encoding these proteins:
- the LOC104642021 gene encoding sodium/nucleoside cotransporter 2 produces MEEKEITLDNFEKGTDNPAFSSAGEETLYEECDGPYGETKEERRGEGKGRFSSYCRKALQPASKAKYFCKAHAKVLRRVALGLLGVAYLCYFIAACWLNFQRALALVVITAVVVFFICWSLFKKHCGAKVLLLLSPVWKCFQKSWPWLKWLLWVALLGGLITWLALDTSRNPEQLISLAGFCFLVLFLFACSKHHGAVSWRAVFWGLGLEFLFGLFVLRTTPGVQAFQWLGDQIQFFLSYTTAGSSFVFGNTLIEEVFAFQTLPIVVFFSCVMSILYYLGVMQWLIVKISWVLQVSMGTTPTETLSVAGNIFVGQTEAPLLIRPYLADMTHSEIHAVMTGGFSTIAGSVMGAYISFGIDAASLIAASVMAAPCALAMSKLVYPEVEESKFKGKGSVRLSSGEEQNILEAASNGAAASVGLVANIAANLIAFLAVLEFINAALRWFGEMVDIEGLSFQVICSYVLMPVAFLMGADWADSPLVAELLGIKIFLNEFVAYQQLATYKKNRLSGLEEWNGSQKQWISERAESIATFALCGFANLSSIGIMLGGLASMVPQRKSDLASLVLRALLTGICVSMLNACLAGLLHVPTEVGDCVSFLSTANFSSTSYTMYMCCKQLFASSLLKNGTLSFTGDWAGVAESVPCLMQCCGHYNHTSCAWTI; encoded by the exons atggaagaaaaagagataacCCTGGACAACTTTGAGAAGGGTACAGATAACCCAGCTTTCAGCTCAGCG GGGGAGGAGACACTCTATGAGGAATGTGATGGTCCATATGGTGAGaccaaggaggagaggagaggagaagggaaagggagattCTCCTCCTACTGCAG GAAGGCCCTGCAGCCGGCATCCAAGGCAAAGTACTTCTGCAAGGCTCATGCCAAGGTGTTGAGAAGGGTCGCCCTGGGGCTCCTTGGAGTAG CCTACCTGTGCTACTTCATTGCGGCCTGTTGGCTCAACTTCCAGCGAGCCCTTGCCTTGGTTGTCATAACTGCTGTGGTTGTATTCTTCATCTGCTGGAGCCTCTTCAAGAAGCACTGTGGGGCAAAGGTATTGCTGCTCCTCAGCCCTGTTTGGAAATGCTTCCAAAAGTCCTGGCCTTGGCTGAAATG GCTGCTGTGGGTGGCTCTCCTGGGAGGCCTGATCACGTGGCTGGCTTTGGACACCTCCAGAAATCCGGAGCAGCTCATCTCATTGGCTGGCTTCTGCTTTTTGGTGCTGTTCCTGTTTGCCTGCTCCAAGCACCACGGTGCA GTCTCCTGGAGAGCCGTTTTCTGGGGTCTTGGCTTGGAGTTCTTATTTGGACTCTTCGTCCTCCGAACAACCCCTGGCGTCCAAGCTTTCCAGTGGCTGGGTGACCAGATCCAG TTCTTCCTGAGCTACACCACAGCTGGCTCCAGCTTCGTCTTTGGGAACACGCTCATTGAAGAAGTCTTTGCCTTTCAG ACTCTGCCcattgttgttttcttcagttgtgTGATGTCCATCCTCTACTACCTCGGCGTCATGCAGTGGCTCATTGTCAAG ATCTCCTGGGTGCTTCAGGTCTCGATGGGCACCACTCCTACTGAGACCCTGAGCGTGGCGGGGAACATTTTTGTGGGACAG ACCGAAGCCCCACTGCTCATCCGCCCGTACCTTGCAGACATGACCCATTCAGAAATCCACGCTGTGATGACCGGTGGCTTTTCCACCATTGCAGGCAGCGTGATGGGTGCCTACATATCCTTTGGG ATAGATGCGGCATCCCTGATCGCAGCCTCTGTGATGGCTGCACCCTGCGCCCTTGCCATGTCCAAACTTGTCTACCCTGAAGTGGAAGAGTCCAAGTTCAAGGGCAAAGGAAGCGTCCGCCTCTCCAGTGG GGAAGAGCAGAACATCCTGGAAGCTGCGAGCAACGGGGCTGCTGCCTCCGTGGGGCTCGTGGCCAACATTGCAGCCAACCTCATTGCCTTCTTGGCAGTACTGGAGTTCATCAACGCTGCCTTGCGCTGGTTTGGGGAGATGGTGGACATCGAGGGGCTCTCCTTCCAG gtGATTTGCTCCTACGTCCTCATGCCCGTGGCCTTTCTCATGGGGGCAGATTGGGCAGACTCGCCGCTGGTGGCAGAACTCTTGGGGATCAAGATCTTCCTGAATGAGTTTGTGGCGTACCAGCAGCTGGCCACGTACAAGAAGAACCGTCTGTCGGGCCTGGAGGAGTGGAACGGGAGCCAGAAGCAGTGGATATCT GAGCGAGCCGAGAGCATTGCCACCTTTGCCCTCTGTGGATTCGCCAACCTCAGCTCCATCGGGATCATGCTGGGAGGTCTGG CCTCCATGGTACCCCAGCGCAAGAGTGACTTAGCCTCCCTGGTGCTGCGAGCCCTGCTCACTGGCATCTGCGTCTCCATGCTCAACGCCTGCCTGGCAG GTCTGCTTCATGTGCCAACGGAGGTGGGCGACTGCGTGAGCTTCCTCAGCACCGCCAACTTCAGCTCTACCAGCTACACCATGTACATGTGCTGCAAACAGCTCTTTGCCAG CTCACTCCTCAAGAATGGGACTCTGTCCTTCACGGGAGACTGGGCTGGCGTGGCGGAGAGCGTGCCATGCCTGATGCAGTGCTGCGGCCACTACAACCACACGTCCTGCGCGTGGACAATCTAG